A region of Pyxidicoccus parkwaysis DNA encodes the following proteins:
- a CDS encoding Mov34/MPN/PAD-1 family protein, with protein MSKAAKAEKTQQPARAFPGGDVAPTPGELRIAVEKQPYAQIIGHAVLEPDVEVCGVLVGRLLEDARGPYLSITAVIRGEAAKQQGAQVTFTHDTWNHIHKEMDAKYPDEQIVGWYHTHGGFGIFLSDMDTFIHRNFFSQPHQVAYVYDPLAGTEGFFHGMSGELKQVQRYWLAGRERKPLGAAVTPASSSEGGGGDLASAVNALTRAAAALQASANKPSKELLPIPMWAVAAAVLLLAGYTYLSGGLSGRGAEGARRSQTMLVLDQDPATGTAVGLEVVQLAPERGDVLRDRNGELYVGVPLRQADGRPASLLNVLQGSSGASAPEATAPKPAPTPPATPPGVHSGAQASMSRVQVLLVAGGTVLALVLSVVGVLFLRRRHAGNARMKVGGAP; from the coding sequence ATGAGCAAGGCAGCCAAGGCCGAGAAGACGCAGCAGCCCGCGCGAGCCTTTCCCGGGGGTGACGTCGCGCCCACGCCGGGGGAGCTGCGCATCGCGGTGGAGAAGCAGCCCTACGCGCAAATCATCGGCCACGCCGTGCTGGAGCCGGACGTGGAGGTGTGCGGCGTGCTGGTGGGGCGCCTGCTGGAGGACGCGCGCGGCCCGTACCTGAGCATCACCGCCGTCATCCGCGGCGAGGCCGCCAAGCAGCAGGGCGCGCAAGTGACGTTCACCCACGACACCTGGAATCACATCCACAAGGAGATGGATGCGAAGTACCCCGACGAGCAGATTGTCGGCTGGTACCACACGCACGGCGGGTTCGGCATCTTCCTGTCGGACATGGACACGTTCATCCACCGCAACTTCTTCTCGCAGCCGCACCAGGTGGCGTACGTGTATGACCCGCTCGCGGGCACCGAGGGCTTCTTCCACGGGATGTCCGGTGAGCTGAAGCAGGTGCAGCGCTACTGGCTGGCCGGACGCGAGCGCAAGCCGCTGGGTGCCGCCGTAACGCCGGCCTCCTCGTCCGAGGGCGGCGGCGGAGACCTCGCGAGCGCGGTGAATGCACTGACCCGGGCGGCCGCGGCGCTGCAGGCCTCGGCGAACAAGCCCTCGAAGGAGCTGCTGCCCATTCCCATGTGGGCCGTCGCGGCCGCGGTGCTGCTGCTGGCCGGCTACACGTACCTGAGTGGTGGCCTGTCCGGCCGTGGGGCCGAGGGTGCGCGACGCTCGCAAACCATGCTCGTGTTGGACCAGGACCCCGCGACGGGTACTGCGGTGGGGCTCGAGGTCGTCCAGCTCGCGCCGGAACGCGGTGACGTCTTGAGGGACCGCAACGGCGAGCTCTACGTGGGCGTTCCGCTCCGGCAGGCCGACGGCCGTCCGGCCTCGCTGCTCAATGTGTTGCAGGGCTCGAGTGGAGCCAGTGCACCGGAGGCGACGGCGCCCAAGCCGGCCCCCACTCCGCCGGCCACGCCGCCCGGTGTGCACTCCGGAGCGCAGGCCTCCATGTCGCGGGTGCAGGTGCTGCTGGTGGCGGGCGGCACGGTGCTCGCGCTCGTGCTCTCCGTGGTGGGCGTGCTCTTCCTCCGGCGCCGCCACGCCGGCAATGCCCGCATGAAGGTGGGAGGTGCACCATGA
- a CDS encoding ArsR/SmtB family transcription factor, which translates to MSTAAPAILGWMTSLADPTRVRLLRLVERHELTVVELCTVLQLPQSTVSRHLKVLADDGWVEWRPEGTSRLYHMADGLPPAAKRLWTLTREQMSQALAAEQDDQRLAPVLAERQSRSQAFFSTAAGKWDKLRRELFGERFDVLGLLALFDSTWRVGDLGCGTGQTSEMLAPYVRKVIAVESSAAMFKAAKTRLGDLDNVELHRGDLHALPVDDGTLDVALLHLVLHHVAEPPAVLAEAARALVPGGRILLIDMQRHERREYQQQMGHVWLGFEPEQLTGWLKDAGFTDVRVHPLPAEPAAKGPALLSAVAVRRK; encoded by the coding sequence ATGAGCACCGCTGCCCCCGCCATATTGGGCTGGATGACGTCGCTGGCCGACCCCACCCGCGTGCGCCTGTTGCGGCTGGTGGAGCGGCACGAGCTGACGGTGGTGGAGCTGTGCACGGTGCTCCAGCTCCCCCAGTCCACGGTGAGCCGGCACCTCAAGGTGCTCGCGGATGACGGCTGGGTGGAGTGGCGCCCCGAGGGCACCAGCCGCCTGTACCACATGGCGGATGGACTGCCCCCCGCGGCGAAGCGGCTGTGGACGCTCACGCGCGAGCAGATGTCCCAGGCGCTCGCGGCCGAGCAGGACGACCAGCGGCTCGCCCCCGTGCTCGCCGAGCGGCAGAGCCGCAGCCAGGCCTTCTTCTCCACCGCCGCCGGCAAGTGGGACAAGCTCCGCCGCGAGCTCTTCGGCGAGCGCTTCGACGTGCTCGGCCTCCTCGCCCTCTTCGACTCCACGTGGCGCGTGGGGGATTTGGGCTGCGGCACCGGCCAGACGTCGGAGATGCTGGCGCCCTACGTGAGGAAGGTCATCGCCGTGGAGTCCTCCGCCGCCATGTTCAAGGCGGCGAAGACGCGGCTGGGCGATTTGGACAACGTGGAGTTGCACCGAGGGGATTTGCACGCGCTCCCCGTGGATGACGGCACGCTGGACGTGGCCCTGCTGCACCTGGTGCTGCACCACGTGGCGGAGCCGCCGGCCGTGCTCGCGGAGGCGGCGCGCGCGCTCGTCCCCGGCGGCCGCATCCTGCTCATCGACATGCAGCGGCACGAGCGCCGCGAGTACCAGCAACAGATGGGACACGTCTGGCTGGGCTTCGAGCCGGAGCAGCTCACCGGCTGGCTGAAGGACGCGGGCTTCACCGACGTCCGCGTGCACCCCCTCCCCGCGGAGCCCGCCGCCAAGGGCCCCGCACTGCTGTCCGCCGTCGCGGTCCGCAGGAAGTGA
- a CDS encoding DUF4142 domain-containing protein, which produces MAGVRSSVGVAGLSAALLVGLLVGCVAHAEDAEKRERQIGEAAADREEYVGQLVVFDAKQISLAKLALEHSQDPQVRQYAKKLLEDHQKHLKDLETWAQSKRVEVAAVDLSTTNAQGTGGSGSAGVQKGYDERKVGVDKRLDKAIEDAKKDVGELQGKEGKDFDKAFLSRVVDDQKDGQELVGDGLDTYRADATFGLLLNHTNNLIDQNLERGKQLEKVVD; this is translated from the coding sequence ATGGCTGGAGTGCGTAGCAGCGTTGGCGTGGCGGGCCTCTCCGCCGCGCTGTTGGTCGGCCTGCTGGTCGGGTGCGTGGCGCACGCGGAGGACGCGGAGAAGCGGGAGCGCCAGATTGGCGAGGCCGCGGCGGACCGCGAGGAGTACGTGGGGCAGCTCGTCGTCTTCGACGCGAAGCAGATTTCGCTCGCGAAGCTGGCGCTGGAGCACTCCCAGGACCCGCAGGTGCGCCAGTACGCGAAGAAGCTGCTGGAGGACCACCAGAAGCATCTGAAGGACCTGGAGACGTGGGCGCAGAGCAAGCGCGTCGAGGTGGCGGCGGTGGACCTGTCCACCACGAACGCGCAGGGCACGGGCGGCTCCGGGAGCGCGGGCGTCCAGAAGGGCTACGACGAGCGCAAGGTCGGCGTGGACAAGCGGCTCGACAAGGCCATCGAGGACGCGAAGAAGGACGTGGGTGAATTGCAGGGCAAGGAAGGCAAGGACTTCGACAAGGCCTTCCTCTCGCGCGTCGTCGATGACCAGAAGGATGGACAGGAATTGGTGGGCGACGGGCTCGACACCTACCGTGCCGACGCGACGTTTGGCCTGCTGCTCAATCACACCAACAACCTCATCGACCAGAACCTGGAGCGCGGGAAGCAATTGGAGAAGGTCGTGGATTGA
- a CDS encoding methyltransferase — protein sequence MTSPTVHPAQQIVDLGFGFILSGALSTAAELGVADRLVQGPKSAALLAEELKADAQSLYRVLRLLASAGVFQEDEAGRFSLTPAAEYLRSDVPGSLRSAVLMLTQKIFWAPTGELVETVRTGKNPFDRIFGEPFFDYLASDATQGAVFHRGMSSLSDLENGAIAGSYDFTPLSRVVDVGGGHGGFLIEVLKATSTVRGVLFDHRHVLDEARIAQAGFADRCELVEGDFFESVPSGADAYVLKRILHDWSDDVCVRILRNCRAAMAPGGRVLVVDTVIPRGNGPHGGKVLDVMMMASLPGRERTEEEFAKLFAQAGLKLSRVVHTPAALSITEAVAA from the coding sequence ATGACCTCACCGACCGTCCATCCGGCGCAGCAGATTGTCGACCTGGGCTTTGGCTTCATCCTCTCCGGCGCGCTGTCCACGGCGGCGGAATTGGGAGTGGCCGACCGGCTCGTGCAGGGACCGAAGAGCGCGGCGCTGCTCGCGGAGGAGTTGAAGGCGGACGCGCAGTCGCTGTACCGCGTGCTCCGCCTGCTCGCGAGCGCGGGCGTGTTCCAGGAGGACGAAGCCGGGCGCTTCTCGCTCACGCCCGCCGCGGAGTACCTGCGCTCGGACGTGCCGGGCTCGCTGCGCAGCGCGGTGTTGATGCTGACGCAGAAGATTTTCTGGGCGCCCACCGGTGAGCTCGTGGAGACGGTGCGCACGGGGAAGAACCCCTTCGACCGCATCTTCGGCGAGCCCTTCTTCGACTACCTCGCGAGCGACGCCACGCAGGGCGCCGTCTTCCACCGGGGCATGTCCAGCCTCTCCGACCTGGAGAATGGCGCCATCGCCGGGAGCTATGACTTCACGCCGCTGTCTCGCGTGGTGGACGTGGGCGGCGGGCACGGCGGCTTCCTGATTGAAGTGCTCAAGGCGACCTCCACGGTGCGTGGTGTGTTGTTCGACCACCGGCATGTGCTCGACGAGGCGCGGATTGCCCAGGCGGGCTTCGCGGACCGGTGCGAATTGGTGGAAGGGGACTTCTTCGAGTCGGTGCCCTCGGGCGCGGATGCGTATGTGCTCAAGCGCATCCTCCACGACTGGAGTGATGACGTCTGTGTTCGCATCCTGCGCAACTGCCGCGCGGCCATGGCGCCGGGTGGGCGTGTGCTGGTGGTGGACACGGTGATTCCGCGTGGGAACGGGCCGCACGGGGGCAAGGTGCTGGACGTGATGATGATGGCGTCGCTGCCGGGACGCGAGCGCACGGAGGAGGAGTTCGCGAAGCTCTTCGCCCAGGCGGGGCTGAAGCTGTCGCGCGTCGTGCACACGCCGGCCGCGCTCAGCATTACCGAGGCCGTGGCGGCGTGA
- a CDS encoding EsaB/YukD family protein, with amino-acid sequence MGMMTVEVWDATGAKRQQVELPDDAPVNRVLVVLVEKMRLPRQSPDGQPMSYKFHHKSSGMQLLDTQTLADAKVQPGDVLRLQPEITAGAWTP; translated from the coding sequence ATGGGAATGATGACGGTCGAGGTGTGGGACGCGACGGGGGCCAAGCGCCAGCAGGTGGAGCTGCCGGATGACGCCCCGGTGAACCGCGTGCTGGTGGTGCTGGTGGAGAAGATGCGCCTGCCGCGCCAGAGCCCGGACGGGCAGCCCATGAGCTACAAGTTCCACCACAAGAGCAGCGGCATGCAGCTGCTCGACACCCAGACGCTCGCGGATGCGAAGGTGCAGCCGGGTGACGTGCTCCGCCTGCAGCCGGAAATCACGGCCGGAGCGTGGACGCCGTGA
- a CDS encoding ATP-binding cassette domain-containing protein, whose translation MYELQDVSKRFGSTQALQPLSLRLPTGRTTVLLGPSGCGKSTMVRLLNGLLRPDTGRVLFDGKPLPSEGDALLAVRHRVGYALQGGGLFPHLTGEENVTLMAHHLRWASSRTRERLAELVELTRFPADALARYPAQLSGGQRQRVALMRALMLDPDVLLLDEPLGALDPLVRHELQTDLRAIFARLRKTVVLVTHDLAEAGFLGDDILLMRDGRVVQQGGLADLESRPADPFVTRFIQAQRPVPGGGAAA comes from the coding sequence GTGTACGAACTGCAGGATGTGTCCAAGCGCTTTGGTTCCACTCAGGCACTGCAACCGCTGAGCCTGCGTCTGCCCACGGGGCGCACCACGGTGCTGCTCGGCCCGAGCGGCTGTGGCAAGTCCACGATGGTGCGGCTGCTCAATGGCTTGCTTCGTCCGGATACGGGGCGCGTGTTGTTCGATGGGAAGCCACTGCCCTCGGAGGGGGACGCGCTGCTCGCCGTGCGGCACCGTGTGGGCTATGCGCTTCAGGGGGGCGGATTGTTTCCTCACCTGACGGGGGAGGAGAACGTCACGCTCATGGCTCATCACCTGCGTTGGGCGTCCTCGCGTACGCGTGAACGGCTGGCCGAGTTGGTGGAGCTCACGCGGTTTCCGGCGGATGCGCTGGCTCGGTATCCCGCGCAGCTTTCCGGGGGACAGCGGCAGCGTGTGGCATTGATGCGCGCGCTGATGTTGGACCCGGATGTGCTGTTGCTCGATGAGCCGCTGGGCGCGTTGGACCCGCTGGTACGGCATGAATTGCAGACGGATTTGCGCGCCATCTTCGCTCGGCTTCGCAAGACGGTGGTGTTGGTGACGCATGACCTGGCGGAGGCGGGATTCCTCGGGGATGACATCCTCCTCATGCGCGATGGGCGCGTGGTGCAGCAGGGTGGGCTCGCAGACCTGGAGTCGCGTCCGGCGGACCCGTTCGTCACGCGCTTCATCCAGGCACAGCGGCCCGTGCCCGGAGGAGGGGCGGCAGCGTGA
- the ahcY gene encoding adenosylhomocysteinase, which yields MSTALKTKSETRPAFKVKDLSLAEWGRKEIMLAEDEMPGLMALRARHGQTKPLKGLKVMGSLHMTVQTAVLIETLSIMGADVRWCSCNIFSTQDHAAAAVVVGRPETGGTVENPKGTPVFAWKGENLEEYWWCTEQALIWPDGSGPDQIVDDGGDATLLLHKGLEFEKAGKVPDFNAASEPEEWGVILGLLKDMLKRDAQLWQRVAPKVRGVSEETTTGVHRLYDMQKAGTLLFPAINVNDSVTKSKFDNLYGCRHSLVDGLNRATDVMLSGKVAVVFGYGDVGKGCAQAFKGQGARVIIAEIDPICALQAAMEGYQVDTMDNWVGKADIFITATGNRDIVTAEHMSKMKDKAIVANIGHFDNEIDMAGLKKVPGIKHTNIKPQYDMWTFPSGKSVLILAEGRLFNLGCATGHPSFVMSTSFTNQCLAQLELATNLKAYEKKVYTLPKKLDEEVARLHLEKLGVKLTKLSPDQASYIGVPVEGPFKPDHYRY from the coding sequence ATGAGCACTGCGCTGAAGACGAAGTCGGAGACGCGGCCGGCCTTCAAGGTGAAGGACCTCAGCCTGGCTGAGTGGGGCCGCAAGGAAATCATGCTGGCCGAGGACGAGATGCCCGGCCTGATGGCGCTACGCGCCCGCCATGGACAGACGAAGCCCCTCAAGGGCCTCAAGGTCATGGGCTCGCTGCACATGACGGTGCAGACGGCGGTCCTCATCGAGACGCTGTCCATCATGGGCGCGGACGTGCGCTGGTGCTCCTGCAACATCTTCTCCACGCAGGACCACGCGGCCGCCGCCGTGGTGGTGGGCCGTCCCGAGACGGGCGGCACCGTGGAGAACCCCAAGGGCACGCCCGTGTTCGCCTGGAAGGGTGAGAACCTGGAGGAGTACTGGTGGTGCACGGAGCAGGCGCTCATCTGGCCCGACGGCTCCGGCCCGGACCAGATTGTGGACGACGGCGGTGACGCCACCCTGCTCTTGCACAAGGGCCTGGAGTTCGAGAAGGCCGGCAAGGTTCCGGACTTCAACGCCGCCTCCGAGCCCGAGGAGTGGGGCGTCATCCTCGGCCTGCTCAAGGACATGCTGAAGCGCGACGCGCAGCTCTGGCAGCGCGTGGCCCCCAAGGTGCGCGGCGTGAGCGAGGAGACCACCACGGGCGTGCACCGTCTGTATGACATGCAGAAGGCCGGCACCCTGCTGTTCCCCGCCATCAACGTCAACGACAGCGTCACCAAGAGCAAGTTCGACAACCTGTATGGCTGCCGTCACTCGCTGGTGGACGGCCTCAACCGCGCCACGGACGTGATGCTGTCCGGCAAGGTCGCCGTCGTCTTCGGCTACGGCGACGTGGGCAAGGGCTGCGCCCAGGCGTTCAAGGGCCAGGGCGCGCGCGTCATCATCGCGGAAATCGACCCCATCTGCGCCCTGCAGGCCGCCATGGAGGGCTACCAGGTCGACACCATGGACAACTGGGTGGGCAAGGCGGACATCTTCATCACCGCCACCGGCAACCGCGACATCGTCACCGCCGAGCACATGTCCAAGATGAAGGACAAGGCCATCGTCGCGAACATCGGCCACTTCGATAACGAAATCGACATGGCCGGCCTGAAGAAGGTGCCGGGCATCAAGCACACCAACATCAAGCCGCAGTACGACATGTGGACCTTCCCCAGCGGGAAGAGCGTGCTCATCCTCGCCGAGGGCCGCCTCTTCAACCTGGGCTGCGCCACCGGCCACCCCAGCTTCGTGATGTCCACCAGCTTCACCAACCAGTGCCTCGCGCAGCTGGAATTGGCCACCAACCTCAAGGCCTACGAGAAGAAGGTCTACACGCTGCCCAAGAAGCTCGACGAGGAGGTGGCGCGTCTGCACCTCGAGAAGCTGGGCGTGAAGCTGACCAAGCTCTCCCCCGACCAGGCCTCGTACATCGGCGTGCCCGTCGAGGGCCCCTTCAAGCCGGACCACTACCGCTACTGA
- a CDS encoding ThiF family adenylyltransferase has translation MDAVKVELSEGRFSRFELIEWWDQQKLARARVLVAGAGALGNEVLKNLALLGVGQVVVVDMDVVETSNLSRSPLFRPADAGRAKVDAVAEGARAIYPDLKVRPLRANVVHDLGLGLFRWADVVIGALDNREARLSINRNCYRVGRAWIDGAIEVLSGVARLFAPPEGPCYECTMSEQDWRLLERRRSCSLLNRQLEEIGKVPTTPTTASIVAAIQCQEAVKLLHGQPTLDGAGYVFDGLTHQSYVTRYQRNPDCLSHDPLPRLEQVQRSASDVKAGEALGWAREALGPGAVLEFGRELLQGLDCPGCGREERVFRPLSQVTEADGACPACGTRRAPRLFHGLRGDEDFLGLTLAELGLPAWDVVLGRQGERVVGFELSGDRARVLGDLETGGV, from the coding sequence GTGGACGCCGTGAAGGTGGAGCTGAGCGAGGGGCGCTTCAGCCGCTTCGAGCTGATTGAGTGGTGGGACCAGCAGAAGCTCGCCCGCGCGCGCGTGCTGGTCGCGGGCGCGGGCGCCCTGGGCAACGAGGTGCTGAAGAACCTCGCGTTGCTGGGCGTGGGCCAGGTGGTGGTGGTGGACATGGACGTGGTGGAGACGTCAAACCTCTCACGCTCGCCGCTGTTCCGTCCCGCCGACGCGGGCCGGGCCAAGGTGGACGCGGTGGCGGAGGGCGCTCGCGCCATCTACCCCGACCTGAAGGTCCGCCCGCTGCGCGCCAACGTCGTGCACGATTTGGGGCTCGGGCTGTTCCGCTGGGCGGACGTGGTGATTGGCGCGCTGGACAACCGCGAGGCGCGCCTGTCCATCAACCGCAACTGCTACCGCGTGGGCCGCGCGTGGATTGACGGCGCCATCGAAGTGCTCTCGGGCGTGGCCCGCCTGTTCGCTCCGCCCGAGGGGCCCTGCTACGAGTGCACCATGAGCGAGCAGGACTGGCGCCTGTTGGAGCGGCGCCGCTCGTGCAGCCTGCTCAACCGGCAGTTGGAGGAGATTGGCAAGGTGCCGACGACGCCCACCACGGCGTCCATCGTCGCCGCCATCCAGTGCCAGGAGGCGGTGAAGCTGCTCCATGGCCAGCCCACGCTCGACGGCGCGGGCTATGTCTTCGACGGGCTGACGCACCAGTCGTATGTCACGCGCTACCAGCGCAACCCGGACTGCCTGAGCCATGACCCGCTCCCGCGACTGGAGCAGGTGCAGCGCTCCGCGTCGGACGTGAAGGCCGGCGAGGCGCTGGGCTGGGCGCGCGAGGCGCTCGGCCCCGGCGCGGTGCTGGAGTTCGGGCGCGAGCTGCTCCAGGGGCTGGACTGCCCGGGGTGCGGCCGCGAGGAGCGCGTGTTCCGTCCGCTCTCGCAGGTGACGGAGGCGGATGGCGCGTGCCCGGCGTGCGGGACGCGCCGCGCGCCCAGGCTGTTCCACGGCCTGCGCGGCGACGAGGACTTCCTGGGCCTCACGCTGGCGGAGCTCGGGCTGCCGGCCTGGGACGTCGTCCTGGGCCGCCAGGGAGAGCGCGTGGTGGGGTTCGAGCTGAGTGGGGACCGGGCGCGGGTGCTCGGAGATTTGGAGACGGGGGGCGTATGA